TAGTGGCGCTGGCGTCGGCCTATCTGAACATTCCCGTTATAGGTCCGATCGTCCGCCAATGGCTGCCGTTTTTGCCGGCGCTGTGACCGGCGCATCGGGATGACAGGACCGGGAGTTTTATTTCATGGAATGGGTGCCCGGGCGGATCCCCGTGCTGGAATGTCTGCGCGCCGGAAAGCGCAAGGCGCACCGGCTCAAGCTGGCGAAAGAAGCCGCAGGGCTTGAAGCGATCCGGGCGTTGGCCGCCGGAATCCCCGTCGAAACATGCCCGCGCGCGGAACTGGACCGCATTTTGCCGGACTCCGTCCATCAGGGTGTGCTGCTTCAGGCCGATCCGCTGCCGATCTGGCGCGCGGAAACATGGATTGAGCGGCCCGTGCCGTCCGACGCGATTCTCGTGGCCCTTGACGGCGTGGTCGATCCACGGAACTTCGGGGCCATCGTTCGATCCGCGGCGGCCTGCGGCGCGTGCGGCGTCCTGTTTGCCAAGGATCGCTCGGCCCCTGTTTCGCCGGTGGCCGTCAAAAGCGCGGCAGGCGGCATGGAGCATCTGGACCTCGTTGAAGCCGCCAATCTTGTCCGGGCGTTGGACTTGCTTAAAAAAGCGGGGTGGTGGGCCGCCGTGCTTGAATCGGATGCGCCCACCCCAATATGGAAAGCCGATCTTACCGGACGGATCGTGCTTATCATCGGCGGTGAAGGCAAAGGCGTTCGCCGGCTGGTCAGGCAACAGGCCGATTTTCAACTGCGCATCCCGTTGCCCGGCAAAATCGGCAACCTCAATGCCTCGGTCAGCGCGGGGATCGCCCTTGCGGAATGCCTGCGGCAACGAGTAATTCACACAGCCGATACCCGAATTTGATGGATTCCCTTTTGGATTGATTCCATAAACTCGAATTTCCAGATAGTCGGGAAAAAGCCGAGCCTTTTTTTCAACGGATTTCCACAAGTTATCCACAAGGATGTGAAGAACCATGTTTTCACAAGTTGAATTTCGGCAAAAGGATATATCTCATTGAATGACAATGATTTAAGGAAATTCTTTTTTGGCCGAAAATGTCAATAAATATCTGATAGGCAAGGCTAAGACACTATTCTTTCAACAAGGTGTAAACCCAACCGTTCAGACCATCTACGTTGCATGGGCCGAAAAACGCATCGGAATGACGTTTTTCCCCTCGCCGGTTGAAAAACAGGGGCCCAAACAGCAGACGCCACCGTTTTTCAGCGTGGTAGGAGCAGCAAGCGGTCCAGTTTCGGATCGGCCGGCATGCCGAGCGCGAGCGCTTTTTCATAAAGGGGACGCGCCGTGGCGGCGTCCTTTTTCTGCACGGCGTTCCACCACGCCAAGTTGAACCAAGCCGGCCCGAAATCGGGA
This Candidatus Hydrogenedentota bacterium DNA region includes the following protein-coding sequences:
- the rlmB gene encoding 23S rRNA (guanosine(2251)-2'-O)-methyltransferase RlmB; translated protein: MEWVPGRIPVLECLRAGKRKAHRLKLAKEAAGLEAIRALAAGIPVETCPRAELDRILPDSVHQGVLLQADPLPIWRAETWIERPVPSDAILVALDGVVDPRNFGAIVRSAAACGACGVLFAKDRSAPVSPVAVKSAAGGMEHLDLVEAANLVRALDLLKKAGWWAAVLESDAPTPIWKADLTGRIVLIIGGEGKGVRRLVRQQADFQLRIPLPGKIGNLNASVSAGIALAECLRQRVIHTADTRI